In one window of Rickettsiales bacterium DNA:
- the rplF gene encoding 50S ribosomal protein L6: MSRVGKYPIAVPEGVTVDITDKQITVKGKNGELSTQILGNVKVTMEEGSVSVTPTDNSKFSRAMWGTTRSNIHNLVVGVTDGFKKGLELRGVGYRVAHKGNVLILSLGYSHDTYFVLPEGISATVEKQTLIELTGANKQTVGQVASEIRALRKPEPYKGKGVRYVGEYVRMKEGKKK, from the coding sequence ATGTCACGCGTAGGTAAATATCCAATTGCAGTTCCTGAAGGTGTCACTGTTGACATCACAGACAAGCAAATCACCGTAAAAGGTAAAAATGGCGAATTGTCGACCCAAATTCTTGGTAACGTTAAAGTTACAATGGAAGAGGGTAGTGTTTCCGTCACTCCAACTGATAATAGCAAGTTTTCTCGTGCTATGTGGGGAACAACTCGCAGCAACATCCACAACCTTGTTGTGGGCGTAACGGACGGCTTTAAAAAAGGTCTTGAGTTGCGTGGTGTTGGTTACCGTGTAGCGCATAAAGGGAATGTATTGATTCTGTCACTTGGTTACAGCCATGATACATATTTTGTACTCCCTGAAGGCATTTCAGCTACAGTAGAGAAGCAAACTTTGATCGAGCTAACGGGTGCTAACAAGCAAACCGTCGGTCAGGTTGCATCTGAAATTCGCGCTTTGCGCAAGCCTGAGCCTTATAAAGGCAAAGGTGTTCGTTATGTGGGCGAGTATGTCCGCATGAAAGAAGGGAAGAAGAAGTAG
- the rpsH gene encoding 30S ribosomal protein S8 translates to MAMNDLLSDMLTRIRNGQKARLHTVDSYYSKLLANVCEVLVEEGYITGYEKTGTEAKPALNIELKYYEDEPVIKTIKRVSKPGRREYCPVSDLPKVNNGLGISIITTSAGVMSDAQARQKNVSGEILCEVF, encoded by the coding sequence ATGGCAATGAACGATCTACTCTCTGATATGCTGACCCGCATTCGTAACGGTCAAAAAGCACGTCTCCACACCGTTGACTCTTATTACTCAAAGCTCCTCGCGAATGTTTGCGAAGTTTTGGTTGAAGAAGGTTATATCACGGGTTACGAAAAAACCGGTACTGAAGCAAAACCTGCTTTGAATATCGAACTTAAATATTACGAAGATGAACCAGTAATCAAAACGATTAAACGCGTTTCTAAGCCTGGTCGTCGTGAGTATTGTCCGGTATCTGATTTGCCGAAAGTTAATAACGGTCTTGGTATTTCTATCATCACGACTTCTGCAGGCGTTATGTCTGATGCGCAAGCGCGCCAGAAGAACGTGAGCGGTGAAATTCTTTGCGAAGTATTCTAA
- the rpsN gene encoding 30S ribosomal protein S14, with protein MAKVSSVEKNDTRRRKVAKYAAKRGALKATIMNRDLPMEERFDAQLKLNELPRDGSPSRVRNRCGISGRPRGNYRKFNLSRIAVRELGNFGQIPGLVKSSW; from the coding sequence ATGGCTAAAGTAAGCTCAGTTGAAAAGAATGATACTCGCCGCCGTAAGGTTGCGAAATACGCTGCTAAGCGTGGCGCCCTAAAAGCGACGATCATGAACCGCGACCTTCCAATGGAAGAACGTTTTGATGCACAGTTGAAGTTGAATGAACTTCCACGTGATGGTTCACCTTCTCGTGTACGTAACCGTTGCGGTATTTCAGGCCGTCCACGCGGTAACTACCGTAAATTCAATCTGTCACGTATCGCCGTTCGCGAACTTGGCAACTTTGGTCAGATTCCCGGCCTTGTGAAATCAAGCTGGTAG